A single region of the Actinoplanes sp. SE50/110 genome encodes:
- the idi gene encoding isopentenyl-diphosphate Delta-isomerase, producing MSSIGHLNREDHLVELVNEEGQPLGSATVSDAHLSPGALHRAFSVFLTDDEGRVLLQQRAAAKTRFPLRWGNTCCGHPAPGEPVTVAAARRLTEELAVRDVTLTEIGVYTYRATDPVTGRVEHEYDHVLIGALPDGVVPHPDPAEIATLRWASLPGLRTGLTESPELYAPWLPGVFEILTERSGVLSTERSGGR from the coding sequence ATGAGCAGCATCGGTCACCTCAACCGTGAAGATCATCTCGTCGAGCTCGTCAACGAGGAGGGGCAGCCGCTCGGGTCGGCCACCGTCTCCGACGCCCACCTCTCGCCGGGTGCGCTGCACCGGGCCTTCTCGGTCTTCCTCACCGACGATGAGGGCCGGGTGCTGCTCCAGCAGCGGGCCGCGGCCAAAACCCGCTTCCCGCTCCGCTGGGGCAACACCTGCTGCGGCCACCCCGCGCCCGGCGAGCCGGTCACGGTCGCCGCGGCGCGGCGTCTCACCGAGGAATTGGCGGTACGTGACGTCACGCTGACCGAGATCGGCGTGTACACCTACCGCGCGACCGACCCGGTCACCGGCCGGGTGGAGCACGAATACGACCACGTGCTGATCGGCGCCCTGCCGGACGGCGTCGTGCCACACCCCGATCCGGCGGAGATCGCCACGCTGCGCTGGGCCTCGCTGCCCGGGCTGCGCACCGGGTTGACGGAGTCCCCCGAGCTGTACGCGCCCTGGCTCCCCGGGGTGTTCGAGATTCTCACGGAGCGGTCGGGTGTCCTTTCCACGGAGCGGTCGGGTGGCCGGTGA
- the crtI gene encoding phytoene desaturase family protein, protein MRTVTGPTDRVVIVGAGLAGLSCALHLAAAGRQVTVVEREPVPGGRAGRLSVGGYDFDTGPTVLTMPELIAEPLAAVGENLSDWLELTPLDPAYRAYYPDGSTLDVRTDTTRMAAEIAQVCGAREADGYLRFVDYTRRLWQLERDHFIDRNLDSPLDLLNLNLLKLLGMGAFGRLQPKINEFFRDPRTQRIFSFQAMYAGLAPHDAMAIYAVIAYLDSVAGVYYPKGGMHAVPKALAGAAEKHGVTFRYDTTVERVLTQHGRATGVVTVGGDVIEADTVVLNPDLPIAYRDLLPARNSRNLRFSPSCVVLHIGSSQRYSKIAHHNIHFGTTWRRTFDEVINRGLLMSDPSLLVTNPTHTDPSAAPDGKQTYYVLAPAPNLVSGPMNWRGGLAERYADELLRTLEQRGYIGFRDGVEVERIITPADWADDGMAAGTPFAAAHTFAQTGPFRPANLHPTLPNVVFTGSGTQPGVGVPMVLISGKLAASRITQGAS, encoded by the coding sequence GTGCGCACTGTTACCGGACCCACCGATCGTGTCGTGATAGTGGGGGCCGGCCTGGCCGGCCTCTCCTGCGCCTTGCACCTGGCCGCAGCCGGGCGGCAGGTCACCGTCGTCGAGCGGGAGCCGGTGCCGGGCGGCCGCGCCGGGCGCCTCTCGGTCGGCGGATACGACTTCGACACCGGCCCGACCGTGCTGACCATGCCGGAACTGATCGCCGAGCCGCTCGCCGCGGTCGGCGAGAATCTCTCCGACTGGCTGGAGCTGACCCCGCTCGACCCGGCCTACCGGGCGTACTACCCGGACGGCTCCACGCTGGACGTCCGCACCGACACCACCCGGATGGCGGCCGAGATCGCCCAGGTCTGCGGCGCCCGCGAGGCCGACGGCTACCTGCGGTTCGTCGACTACACCCGGCGGCTCTGGCAGCTGGAACGGGACCACTTCATCGACCGGAACCTGGACAGTCCGCTCGACCTGCTCAACCTCAACCTGCTGAAGCTGCTCGGGATGGGCGCTTTCGGTCGCCTGCAGCCGAAGATCAACGAGTTCTTCCGCGATCCGCGGACCCAGCGGATCTTCTCGTTCCAGGCGATGTACGCCGGTCTCGCCCCGCACGACGCGATGGCCATCTACGCGGTGATCGCCTACCTCGACTCGGTCGCCGGGGTGTACTACCCCAAGGGCGGCATGCACGCCGTCCCCAAGGCGCTGGCCGGCGCCGCCGAGAAGCACGGGGTCACCTTCCGTTACGACACGACGGTCGAGCGGGTGCTCACCCAGCACGGCCGGGCGACCGGGGTGGTGACCGTCGGCGGGGACGTGATCGAGGCGGACACCGTCGTACTCAATCCCGACCTGCCCATCGCGTACCGCGACCTGCTGCCTGCCCGGAACAGCCGCAACCTGCGCTTTTCGCCCTCCTGCGTGGTACTCCACATCGGATCGTCACAGCGGTATTCGAAGATCGCACACCACAACATCCACTTTGGTACGACGTGGCGCCGCACCTTCGACGAAGTGATCAACCGTGGGCTGCTGATGAGCGACCCGTCACTGCTGGTCACCAATCCCACGCACACCGACCCCTCTGCCGCGCCCGACGGCAAACAGACCTACTACGTGCTGGCGCCCGCCCCGAACCTCGTCTCCGGTCCGATGAACTGGCGCGGCGGCCTCGCCGAACGGTATGCCGACGAGCTGCTGCGTACCCTGGAGCAGCGCGGCTACATCGGCTTCCGGGACGGGGTCGAGGTCGAACGGATCATCACGCCGGCCGACTGGGCCGACGACGGGATGGCGGCCGGCACGCCGTTCGCCGCCGCGCACACCTTCGCCCAGACCGGCCCGTTCCGGCCGGCGAACCTGCACCCCACGCTGCCGAACGTGGTCTTCACCGGTTCGGGCACACAACCCGGGGTCGGCGTGCCGATGGTGCTCATCTCCGGGAAGCTGGCCGCGAGCCGGATCACACAGGGAGCCTCATGA
- a CDS encoding polyprenyl synthetase family protein, which translates to MANDTLEGNRLAAIPRQSVSHTGLVGAVEGTLADFLASQIASLDAVDPSLGGFGRTARDLVMAGGKRLRPTFAYWGWRGVAGPAADAETLLPALGALELMHTFALVHDDVMDDSSTRRGRPTAHRIFAAQHGGRFGTSAAILVGDLCLVWADQLLARTPVPAATLLAVRAHYDRMRIEAVAGQYLDVLGETDPASWSVERALLVARHKTASYTVQRPLDFGLALAGVEDVEVAEAYRTYGIAVGEAFQLRDDLLGVYGDPAVTGKPVSDDLRTGKPTALLMLARRMATPGQLAELESAEIERKAQVVAETGAPARVEEMIRARVTEGLTALASAPIDAEARATLIELATVATQRPA; encoded by the coding sequence GTGGCCAATGACACCCTCGAGGGAAATCGCCTTGCCGCGATACCCCGGCAGTCCGTCTCTCACACTGGGCTGGTCGGTGCAGTCGAGGGGACGCTCGCCGACTTCCTCGCCTCCCAGATCGCCTCTCTCGACGCCGTCGACCCATCGCTCGGTGGCTTCGGCCGCACCGCCCGTGACCTGGTGATGGCCGGCGGCAAACGGCTGCGGCCGACGTTCGCGTACTGGGGCTGGCGCGGCGTCGCCGGGCCGGCCGCGGACGCCGAGACGCTGCTGCCCGCGCTCGGCGCGCTGGAGCTGATGCACACCTTCGCGCTCGTCCACGACGACGTGATGGACGACTCGTCCACCCGCCGCGGCCGGCCCACCGCCCACCGGATCTTCGCGGCCCAGCACGGCGGCCGGTTCGGCACGTCGGCCGCGATCCTGGTCGGCGACCTCTGCCTGGTCTGGGCCGACCAGCTGTTGGCCCGCACCCCGGTGCCGGCGGCCACCCTGCTTGCAGTCCGCGCGCATTACGACCGGATGCGGATCGAGGCGGTCGCCGGGCAGTATCTGGACGTCCTCGGTGAGACCGATCCGGCGTCCTGGTCGGTGGAGCGCGCACTGCTGGTCGCCCGGCACAAGACCGCCAGCTACACCGTGCAGCGGCCGCTCGACTTCGGCCTGGCCCTGGCCGGGGTCGAGGACGTGGAGGTCGCCGAGGCGTACCGGACCTACGGCATCGCCGTCGGCGAGGCCTTCCAGCTGCGCGACGACCTGCTCGGTGTCTACGGCGACCCGGCGGTGACCGGCAAACCGGTCAGCGACGACCTGCGCACCGGCAAACCGACCGCACTGCTGATGCTGGCCCGTCGGATGGCCACCCCCGGCCAGCTGGCCGAGCTGGAGTCGGCGGAGATCGAGCGCAAGGCGCAGGTCGTCGCCGAGACCGGCGCCCCGGCCCGGGTCGAGGAGATGATCCGTGCCCGGGTCACCGAAGGACTGACCGCGCTGGCCTCGGCGCCGATCGACGCCGAGGCCCGTGCCACCCTGATCGAGCTGGCCACCGTGGCGACGCAGCGCCCGGCATGA